One Capsicum annuum cultivar UCD-10X-F1 chromosome 2, UCD10Xv1.1, whole genome shotgun sequence genomic window carries:
- the LOC107861376 gene encoding uncharacterized protein LOC107861376 produces MGNCQAAEAATVVIQHPGNKVERFYWSLAAHEVMSTNPGHYVALVITSPTERTHNGSPVRQLKLLRPGDTLLLGQVYRLISFEDVLKEFAAKKCVKLGKLLRESGGLVLDSKKISVDPSAVNSKPRLMNGIPAKMEHETYQHGSSSSSSGQRSVGRHHGGGGQWKPALQSIAEIGT; encoded by the exons ATGGGGAATTGCCAAGCGGCAGAGGCAGCAACTGTGGTGATTCAACATCCAGGCAACAAAGTAGAGAGATTTTACTGGTCCTTAGCTGCACATGAAGTTATGAGTACGAATCCTGGCCATTACGTAGCCCTTGTTATCACTTCTCCAACTGAGAGAACACACAATGGTTCGCCCGTGAGGCAGCTTAAGCTTCTCCGACCCGGCGATACTTTGCTTCTTGGCCAAGTTTATCGACTCATCAGCTTCGaag ATGTACTGAAAGAATTTGCTGCAAAGAAGTGTGTGAAACTTGGCAAGTTACTGAGGGAAAGTGGAGGACTTGTTCTCGATTCAAAGAAAATCTCGGTCGATCCTTCAGCAGTGAACAGCAAGCCCAGATTGATGAATGGAATCCCAGCTAAG ATGGAACATGAAACTTATCAACATGGaagtagcagcagcagcagtggCCAAAGAAGTGTGGGAAGACATCATGGTGGTGGGGGGCAATGGAAACCAGCCTTACAGAGTATTGCAGAGATTGGAACTTGA
- the LOC107860178 gene encoding probable amino-acid acetyltransferase NAGS1, chloroplastic: MPALCGINSWTLPARNCLQRGLTGSNSLKFLPLQVNCGKRLWGRRLRCKVLGETDDVGFEVSSAIKDDLFVGFFREAWPYFLAHRGSTFVVLISAEIVDSPHLDHLLMDISLLHGLGIKFVLVPGTHVQIDRLLSERGSEAKYVGRYRITDPDSLEAAMDTSGRIRLIIEAKLSPGPSLTGVRRHGENSRWHDSVGVAGGNFLAAKKRGVVEGIDYASTGEVKKIDVSRIRESLDQDSIVLLSNLGYSSSGEVLNCNTYEVATACALALGAEKLICIMDGPILDESSRLIRFLTLQDADMLVRRRAEQSEIAANYVKAVSQEDFNHLGYNGSNGSLPSQNGNVFSQRYNPTFQNGIGFDNGNGLWSSEQGFAIGGQEKLSRSNGYLSELAAAAFVCRGGVQRVHLLDGTIGGVLLKELFQRDGVGTMVASDLYEGARMARVSDIPGIKELLQPLEESGTLIRRTDEELVKALPSFVIVEREGHIIACAALFPYFEEKCGEVAAIAVSPDCRGQGQGDKLLDYIEKKASSLGLQMLFLLTTRTADWFVRRGFSECSIDHIPEQRRKKINLARRSKYYMKKLLPDKSGIRIDCTFA; this comes from the exons ATGCCCGCTTTGTGTGGCATCAATAGTTGGACTCTTCCAGCTCGAAATTGTTTACAGAGGGGATTAACTGGTTCTAATTCGCTAAAGTTTTTACCTTTACAAGTTAATTGTGGGAAAAGATTGTGGGGTAGGAGATTGAGGTGTAAGGTTTTGGGGGAAACGGACGATGTGGGTTTTGAAGTGAGTAGTGCTATTAAAGACGATCTATTTGTTGGGTTTTTTAGAGAAGCATGGCCGTATTTTCTTGCGCATAGAGGAAGCACGTTTGTTGTGTTGATCTCAGCGGAAATTGTTGATAGCCCTCATTTGGATCATCTTCTCATG GACATTTCCCTCCTTCATGGTCTGGGAATCAAATTTGTTCTTGTACCAGGAACTCATGTTCAGATTGACCGACTTTTGTCTGAAAGGG GAAGTGAGGCAAAGTATGTAGGCCGCTACAGAATTACAGACCCTGATTCACTCGAGGCAGCTATGGATACATCTGGAAGAATTCGTCTTATAATAGAGGCAAAGTTGTCACCTGGCCCTTCATTGACTGGTGTCCGCCGGCACGGAGAAAATAGTCGCTGGCATGATAGTGTTGGTGTTGCCGGTGGTAATTTTCTAGCAGCGAAG AAAAGAGGAGTTGTCGAAGGAATCGATTATGCTTCAACTGGTGAAGTAAAGAAGATAGATGTTTCTCGAATTCGTGAGAGTCTCGATCAGGATTCCATAGTACTATTGAGCAATCTTGGTTATTCCAGCTCTGGAGAAGTATTAAACTGCAA CACATACGAAGTTGCGACAGCTTGTGCCTTGGCTCTAGGAGCAGAAAAATTAATTTGTATCATGGATGGCCCAATTCTTGATGAGTCTAGCCGACTCATTCGCTTCTTAACTCTTCAAGATGCTGATATGCTGGTACGCAGACGAGCTGAGCAAAGTGAGATTGCTGCTAATTATGTAAAAGCTGTTAGTCAGGAGGACTTCAATCATTTAGGTTACAATGGTTCCAATGGATCACTCCCTTCCCAAAATGGCAATGTTTTTAGCCAAAGGTACAATCCCACATTTCAGAATGGCATTGGATTTGACAATGGAAATGGGCTTTGGTCTAGTGAACAAGGTTTTGCAATTGGAGGACAAGAGAAACTAAGCCGGTCAAATGGTTATCTCTCAGAATTAGCTGCGGCTGCTTTTGTGTGCCGA GGAGGTGTTCAAAGAGTGCACCTGTTGGATGGCACTATTGGTGGAGTTTTACTAAAGGAATTGTTCCAAAGAGATGGAGTTGGGACGATGGTTGCTAG CGATCTTTATGAAGGAGCACGGATGGCCAGGGTATCGGATATTCCTGGAATAAAGGAGTTGTTACAACCGCTAGAAGAGTCTGGAACATTGATCAGAAGAACTGACGAAGAG CTGGTGAAAGCACTGCCCTCATTCGTTATTGTGGAGAGAGAGGGCCATATTATAGCTTGTGCAGCTCTCTTTCCTTACTTTGAAGAAAAATGCGGGGAGGTTGCTGCTATTGCTGTTTCTCCTGACTGTCGTGGCCAAGGACAGGGAGACAAGTTACTTG ATTATATTGAAAAGAAGGCGTCTTCCCTTGGATTACAAATGCTCTTCCTACTAACAACTCGCACAGCTGATTG GTTTGTGAGGCGTGGCTTTTCCGAATGTTCCATTGATCATATACCAGAGCAAAgaaggaaaaagatcaatctcGCCCGTAGATCGAAGTATTACATGAAGAAGCTGCTACCCGATAAGAGTGGTATACGTATCGATTGCACCTTCGCATAG
- the LOC107860179 gene encoding NADH dehydrogenase [ubiquinone] iron-sulfur protein 4, mitochondrial, which translates to MASSLRRIATHSPQAAAWRSSLTPICRQFASDALVEIKPGEIGMVSGIPDEHLRRRVVIFSPARTASQQGSGKVGKWKINFMSTQKWENPLMGWTSTGDPYANVGDSALCFESEEAAKAFAEKHGWEYTVKKRHTPLLKIKSYADNFKWKGPPKTAE; encoded by the exons ATGGCAAGCTCTCTCCGACGAATAGCGACGCATTCCCCTCAGGCCGCCGCCTGGCGATCTTCTCTTACGCCCATATGCAGACAATTTGCTTCTGACGCTTTGGTGGAAATAAAGCCCGGTGAGATCGGTATGGTCTCCGGTATTCCTGATGAACATCTCCGACGAAGG GTTGTGATTTTCTCACCTGCTCGGACTGCTAGTCAACAGGGGTCTGGAAAAGTTGGTAAATGGAAAATCAATTTCATGTCAACCCAGAA ATGGGAGAATCCATTGATGGGGTGGACATCCACAGGGGATCCATATGCCAATGTTGGTGATTCAGCACTTTGTTTTGAGAGTGAAGAAGCTGCAAAAGCATTTGCTGAAAAGCATGGCTGGGAATATACG GTTAAGAAGCGCCACACACCATTGTTAAAG ATCAAGTCGTATGCGGACAACTTCAAATGGAAGGGACCTCCCAAGACAGCAGAATAA
- the LOC107860177 gene encoding desmethyl-deoxy-podophyllotoxin synthase, with product MVMEMQYSTFPMLIAFLLFATIAAKLLKRSKIQNKLPPGPRKLPLIGNLHQLSSSLPHHTFKNLAKKYGPVMHLQLGEVSALIVSSPQVAKEVLKTHDLIFANRPQLLSLEILSNNSPSLSFSPYGANWRQLRKVCVSELLSAKRVQSFESIRKEEVENLIEAISSTPPQVPIDISKIIFSMTNNITARAAFGKKCTHKGEFIAAMKIITKLSGGFDIPDLFPSFKIFHSLSGVRPALEKVRQKVDKILEDIIEEHKANRREMSSNVLHKEDLVDILLRVQESGDLEIPISRNTLKSVILEMFIGGTDTSSTVLEWAISEMMKNPLVMEKAQAEVRKVFEGKSKITESEIQKLDYMKLVIKETLRMHPPLPLLLPREANEKCEIGGYEIPAKTKVIINAWAIDRHPEHWKNAECFEPERFQDSAFDFIGTNLEYIPFGAGRRICPGTIFGIANVELPLAKLLFHFDWKLPDGMEANDLDMTETFGAIAGRKNDLYLVPKPYIPKS from the exons ATGGTAATGGAGATGCAATACTCCACCTTTCCTATGCTTATTGCCTTCCTTCTCTTTGCAACGATAGCCGCGAAGCTATTGAAGAGATCCAAGATTCAGAATAAACTGCCTCCAGGTCCTAGAAAGCTTCCACTTATTGGGAACTTGCACCAGTTATCTAGTTCATTACCCCACCATACATTCAAGAATTTGGCAAAGAAATATGGCCCCGTGATGCACCTACAACTCGGTGAAGTTTCTGCTCTTATTGTATCATCACCACAAGTAGCAAAAGAAGTATTGAAGACTCATGACTTAATCTTTGCAAATAGGCCACAACTTCTTTCTTTGGAGATTCTGAGCAACAACAGCCCCagtctctctttctctccttatGGGGCTAACTGGAGACAGCTTAGAAAAGTATGTGTCTCGGAGCTTCTAAGTGCAAAGCGTGTTCAATCATTTGAGTCGATCAGGAAAGAGGAAGTAGAGAATCTTATTGAAGCAATTTCCTCGACACCACCACAAGTTCCTATTGATATCAGTAAAATCATCTTCTCGATGACGAATAACATAACTGCAAGGGCAGCCTTTGGTAAGAAATGCACACACAAAGGTGAGTTTATCGCAGCTATGAAAATAATTACAAAGCTATCAGGGGGTTTTGACATACCAGATTTATTTCCTTCCTTCAAAATTTTCCACTCATTAAGTGGAGTGAGGCCTGCACTTGAGAAAGTACGCCAAAAGGTTGATAAGATCCTCGAGGATATAATAGAAGAGCATAAGGCTAATAGGAGAGAGATGAGCAGTAACGTGTTGCATAAAGAAGATTTGGTTGATATTCTACTTAGGGTTCAAGAAAGTGGTGATCTAGAAATTCCCATCTCaagaaacactctcaaatctgTCATTTTG GAAATGTTCATAGGAGGAACTGACACATCATCCACAGTGTTAGAGTGGGCTATTTCAGAAATGATGAAGAATCCACTAGTGATGGAAAAAGCACAAGCTGAGGTAAGAAAGGTTTTTGAAGGGAAAAGTAAAATCACAGAATCGGAAATTCAAAAGCTAGATTATATGAAATTGGTTATCAAAGAGACGCTACGAATGCATCCACCTTTACCATTGTTACTACCAAGAGAAGCTAACGAAAAGTGTGAAATCGGTGGCTATGAGATACCTGCGAAAACCAAAGTCATCATCAATGCATGGGCAATAGATAGACATCCAGAGCACTGGAAAAATGCTGAATGCTTTGAACCAGAAAGATTCCAAGATTCAGCTTTTGATTTCATAGGGACTAATCTTGAGTACATCCCATTTGGAGCTGGCAGAAGGATATGTCCAGGGACAATATTTGGAATTGCGAATGTTGAACTTCCACTTGCCAAACTACTCTTTCATTTTGACTGGAAACTCCCTGATGGAATGGAAGCAAATGACCTTGACATGACAGAGACTTTTGGGGCAATAGCAGGAAGGAAGAATGATTTGTACTTGGTTCCAAAACCTTATATTCCCAAATCCTAA